In one Trueperaceae bacterium genomic region, the following are encoded:
- a CDS encoding nucleoside hydrolase, translating into MVLDTDTYNEIDDQFALVHALLSPDKLEVEAIYAAPFFNERSDGPGHGMELSYDEILRLLERLGRSPENFVYRGSNDYLGPNSEPCDSEAVRDLIDRALGSPEDDPLYVVAIGAITNIASALLLEPRIANHIVVVWLGGHALNWPHTKEFNLYQDVPAARTVFDSEVPLVLVPCFGVTTHLTTTLTEIERYVEPFGEIGAFLASRFRETRDDHMGYSRVLWDMAPIAYLLNESWVSSELVQSPIVTDQVTWSVDRQRHLIRSASFVSRDPILRDFFQKLKSLSVP; encoded by the coding sequence ATGGTGCTAGATACCGATACCTACAACGAGATTGATGACCAGTTTGCCTTGGTGCACGCCCTTTTATCACCTGACAAGCTTGAAGTTGAGGCTATATACGCGGCCCCATTCTTTAATGAACGCTCAGACGGTCCTGGACATGGGATGGAATTGAGTTACGACGAGATACTGCGCCTCCTTGAGCGGCTGGGTCGTTCCCCTGAGAATTTTGTTTACCGGGGTTCTAACGATTACCTTGGGCCAAATTCAGAGCCATGTGATAGCGAGGCTGTTCGTGATCTTATTGATCGAGCACTAGGCAGCCCAGAGGACGATCCTCTATATGTTGTAGCGATTGGGGCAATTACCAACATTGCTTCGGCTTTATTGTTAGAACCCCGAATTGCTAATCACATTGTCGTTGTGTGGCTCGGTGGACACGCTCTCAATTGGCCCCACACCAAAGAGTTCAATCTATATCAAGATGTACCAGCTGCTAGGACCGTGTTTGATAGTGAAGTGCCACTGGTATTAGTACCCTGTTTTGGTGTTACAACTCATCTCACCACGACATTAACGGAGATAGAACGGTATGTAGAGCCCTTTGGTGAAATAGGAGCCTTCCTAGCTTCCCGATTTAGAGAGACTCGAGATGATCACATGGGATACTCGAGAGTACTGTGGGATATGGCCCCAATCGCATACCTATTAAATGAATCATGGGTGTCATCAGAACTTGTCCAGAGTCCNATAGTTACCGACCAGGTGACATGGAGTGTAGACCGCCAACGACACTTGATCCGTAGTGCTAGTTTCGTGTCACGCGATCCTATACTCAGGGACTTCTTCCAAAAACTAAAGAGCTTATCTGTTCCTTGA
- a CDS encoding molecular chaperone HtpG has product MTKGKGEKVSNEVPERTPFKAEIQKVLDILIHSLYTEREIFLRELLSNASDAIHRFKLESLTHKQVVSPELEQAIWIEPDSEAGTLTIRDSGLGMTQVEMEQNLGTIAHSGASRFLEAMKELNQGKGTGGNEVIGQFGVGFYSAFMVADEVEVTSRSFRLDEEGAKWHSDGDGGYQLTTADIDSRGTEIVLKLKEDAKEFLEPTRLRQIVRAHSNYLAFPIYLPKVGDDEDDSSDKWDQANERVAPWRERPGSIESEKLTTFYQQLTFDSGEPLKSVHLSAEAPIQFHALLFIPSKRNHRLMQSQEDWGLXLYARNVLIEEGSKALLPPYLRFIEGVVDSEDLPLNVSREMVQASPILARIQSTLVSRIARELTTLAEEDEKGFGTFWDEFGVFLKEAVATDPTNKDKFVELLRFPSTQGETTTSLAEYTNRMGEDQDAIYYALGDNLEVLRRSAHLEPFEAQDFEVLLFTDTVDSFLAMSLPDYQEKPLKSVDDPELTLTKTDEESEEDSKEPEAPKDDAFARLIEKATAALEGRVQEVRESKLLVSRPARLVNAGGLPSSFERAQRMMDQNFTVAPKILELNRSSGLIQELSARLETNSDDNLVPLMLEQLLDAELLVEDLLPDPAAMAERMRELMAKSLQFQASDDGSEPAIKDEAAPETNKSDETEE; this is encoded by the coding sequence CTGACTAAGGGCAAAGGAGAGAAAGTGTCTAACGAAGTTCCAGAACGCACCCCCTTCAAAGCCGAGATTCAAAAGGTTCTTGACATTCTTATTCACTCTCTTTACACAGAGCGTGAGATATTTTTGCGTGAGCTCCTATCTAACGCTTCCGATGCTATTCATCGCTTCAAATTAGAAAGCCTCACCCATAAACAAGTTGTGTCGCCAGAACTGGAACAAGCTATTTGGATCGAACCAGATTCGGAAGCGGGGACACTCACAATTCGTGATAGTGGATTAGGCATGACTCAAGTAGAGATGGAACAGAACTTAGGAACTATTGCTCACTCTGGTGCTAGTCGTTTCCTTGAAGCCATGAAGGAGCTTAACCAGGGTAAAGGTACTGGGGGCAATGAGGTAATTGGTCAGTTCGGTGTTGGTTTTTACAGCGCCTTCATGGTGGCTGACGAAGTCGAAGTGACCTCTCGTTCATTCCGACTTGATGAAGAAGGAGCGAAGTGGCATTCAGATGGCGACGGAGGGTATCAACTAACAACTGCCGATATCGACAGCCGAGGCACAGAAATAGTGTTGAAACTCAAGGAAGACGCTAAGGAATTTCTGGAACCCACACGGTTACGTCAGATAGTCCGAGCTCACTCAAACTATCTTGCCTTTCCTATTTACCTACCGAAAGTCGGGGATGATGAAGATGATTCCTCTGATAAGTGGGATCAGGCTAACGAGCGTGTTGCACCTTGGCGCGAAAGACCCGGATCTATCGAGAGCGAGAAACTTACTACTTTCTATCAGCAACTCACGTTCGACAGTGGTGAACCACTTAAATCTGTTCATCTTAGTGCCGAAGCGCCAATACAGTTCCATGCTCTCCTATTCATTCCCTCCAAACGCAACCATAGGTTGATGCAGAGCCAAGAAGATTGGGGTTTGANGCTCTATGCCCGGAATGTATTGATTGAAGAAGGAAGCAAAGCACTCCTACCCCCATACCTTAGGTTTATCGAGGGAGTTGTCGATTCCGAAGACCTACCTCTTAACGTTTCACGCGAAATGGTTCAGGCTTCACCAATTTTAGCCCGCATTCAATCAACCCTAGTTTCACGCATAGCAAGAGAGTTAACCACACTGGCAGAAGAGGACGAAAAAGGCTTTGGTACCTTCTGGGATGAATTTGGTGTTTTCCTTAAAGAAGCAGTAGCTACGGACCCAACGAACAAAGATAAGTTCGTGGAGCTCCTCCGGTTCCCCTCTACCCAGGGCGAAACAACAACTTCGCTGGCTGAGTACACAAACCGGATGGGAGAAGATCAAGACGCCATATATTATGCCCTTGGTGACAACCTCGAAGTTCTACGCCGTAGTGCGCACTTAGAACCGTTCGAAGCACAGGACTTCGAAGTGTTACTTTTCACTGACACAGTCGACAGTTTCCTAGCCATGAGCTTACCCGACTACCAGGAAAAACCTCTGAAGAGTGTTGATGATCCCGAGCTGACTCTGACTAAGACGGATGAGGAATCAGAAGAAGATTCGAAAGAGCCAGAAGCCCCTAAAGACGACGCCTTCGCAAGGCTAATAGAAAAAGCCACTGCGGCATTAGAAGGCCGAGTGCAGGAGGTACGGGAAAGCAAGCTGCTGGTGTCACGCCCAGCCCGCCTGGTGAACGCTGGGGGATTGCCCAGTAGCTTCGAAAGAGCGCAACGCATGATGGACCAGAATTTCACGGTAGCCCCGAAGATTCTTGAGCTAAACCGTTCTAGTGGTCTTATTCAAGAACTATCGGCACGCCTCGAAACTAATAGTGACGACAACCTAGTACCACTTATGCTCGAGCAGCTCCTTGATGCTGAACTATTAGTTGAAGACCTACTACCAGACCCAGCAGCAATGGCTGAACGAATGAGAGAACTAATGGCGAAAAGCCTCCAATTTCAAGCAAGTGATGACGGTAGCGAACCTGCCATAAAAGATGAAGCAGCGCCGGAAACGAACAAATCTGATGAAACTGAAGAGTAG
- a CDS encoding fimbrial assembly protein FimA, with translation MDNTNAGPLVTTFSIVGYDPDVPAWGVAIASRFLAVGAQTCWTSPDAGVVVVQAHLNADNGTEGLRLLREGSSAPTTIERLMDADPHQDLRQIAMIDRSGTPATFTGNACTEWAGGALGKHCAAQGNMLFSGDGCAAMVDNFEKSTGNLTRRLVNALTIGDSVSGDARGRQSAALKVVRPPWDSPFDVFTEPTIDLRVDDHREPFQELARLLDLHELLYHPTTPNEHLEQTTTSISKVQDALASLGIYNESVTGILDDATVAALNQLKATHNLRNRMTPDSWIDQRVLTYLEDLAATSD, from the coding sequence ATGGATAACACTAACGCTGGTCCTCTTGTTACTACCTTCTCGATCGTGGGTTATGACCCTGATGTTCCAGCTTGGGGGGTAGCGATTGCCTCTCGTTTTCTTGCTGTAGGTGCCCAAACCTGCTGGACCTCGCCTGACGCTGGTGTGGTGGTAGTTCAGGCNCATCTCAATGCAGACAATGGAACTGAAGGCCTCCGTCTCTTACGCGAGGGTTCAAGTGCCCCAACTACTATCGAACGTTTAATGGATGCTGATCCGCACCAGGATCTCCGCCAAATCGCCATGATCGATCGAAGTGGCACCCCGGCTACTTTCACTGGTAACGCCTGTACGGAATGGGCTGGAGGAGCTCTCGGTAAGCATTGTGCTGCCCAGGGAAACATGCTTTTCTCTGGGGATGGTTGCGCAGCCATGGTTGACAATTTTGAAAAGTCAACGGGTAATCTGACCCGCCGATTAGTGAATGCCCTAACAATTGGGGATTCTGTATCGGGGGATGCCAGGGGCCGACAATCAGCTGCGTTAAAGGTAGTACGACCTCCATGGGATAGTCCTTTCGACGTCTTCACTGAACCAACCATTGATTTGCGAGTGGATGACCATCGTGAGCCATTCCAAGAATTAGCTAGGCTTCTTGATCTGCATGAGTTGCTCTACCACCCAACTACACCGAATGAGCATCTTGAGCAGACAACCACATCGATAAGTAAAGTCCAGGATGCACTAGCAAGCTTAGGTATTTACAATGAATCCGTCACCGGCATCCTAGATGATGCTACCGTCGCTGCTCTGAACCAACTGAAGGCTACTCACAATCTTAGAAATCGCATGACTCCTGATTCCTGGATTGACCAGCGTGTACTTACTTACCTCGAAGATCTTGCTGCGACTTCTGACTAA
- a CDS encoding large conductance mechanosensitive channel protein MscL, translating into MRGLVKEFRSFIARGSVIDLAVAVVIGTAFGAITKSLVKDMIMPPIGLLLGGVDFSQLAIVLKDAAQYETLQAAIDAGMPVLRYGVFLNTVVNFFIIAFAMFMVVRTLTFLEEWRKKEEEDPASPVAPPKDIQLLGEMRDLLQRLVDRGDPQERRPSK; encoded by the coding sequence ATGAGAGGTCTCGTCAAGGAATTTAGGTCCTTCATTGCGAGAGGAAGCGTAATTGACCTTGCCGTTGCAGTAGTAATCGGGACGGCGTTCGGCGCTATTACTAAGTCCCTAGTTAAAGATATGATAATGCCGCCGATAGGCCTCCTTTTGGGAGGTGTCGACTTTAGCCAACTAGCTATCGTTCTCAAGGATGCCGCGCAGTATGAGACCTTACAAGCTGCGATTGATGCTGGTATGCCAGTATTGCGTTACGGCGTTTTCCTGAATACGGTAGTCAATTTCTTCATAATCGCTTTCGCTATGTTTATGGTCGTAAGGACACTAACTTTTCTTGAGGAGTGGCGTAAAAAAGAGGAGGAAGACCCNGCCTCGCCAGTAGCTCCACCGAAAGACATCCAGCTTCTCGGTGAGATGCGTGATCTCTTGCAACGACTTGTCGATAGGGGAGATCCTCAAGAAAGACGGCCTTCAAAGTAG